The window ACAGCGTCGGGGATCCTTTACCAATGATCGCAGTGAGTTTGCGCAGCGGCTGCAACGCGTGCAAACCGTTAGGAGTTCGCAATGAATTCAGCACTCGGTGTCGCGGCGCTCGCCGCGGCTCTGGTCGTGGGTCCCGTCCTACCGTCGGCGTCCGCGGCGCCCGACCCGTGCGCGGCCAGTGAGGTGGCCCGGACGGTCGCCGAGGTGGCCACCTACACCGGCAACTACCTGGAGGCCAACCCGAAGGCGAACAGGGCGCTGACGTCCATCTCGCAGCAGGGCGGACCCGAGTCGATCGCCGCGCTCAAGACGTACTTCGATGCCAACCCGCAGGTCGCCTCCGATCTGCAGCGGTTGCAGGCGCCGCTGGCGACGCTGTCGGGCCGTTGCCGGCTACCCGTCACGCTGCCGCAGATCTTCGGGCTGATGCAGGCCGCCCAGCAGAACGCGGCACAGCCGGTGGCCCACGACGCCGCACCGCCGCCCCGGTGACCCTCGACGGCGTTCGTCTGCTGACTTTCTCACTGTCGATTAACCGCTAGGCAAGAAAGTGTCCGGTTGTTCTGCTTAGCTTCCTAGGATGGTCGTGCCGGCGGCTGGAATGGGTCCCGGTCTCTCTAACCCCTCAAGAAGGAGCCTCCATGTTGAACTCGGCCCCGATGGTGCGCCGCGCGGTTGCAGGTGTACTCGGCGCGGGTGCGGTGTCCGGCGCCGTGCTGTTCGGTGTGCTCGGCGCAGCGCCGGCCTCCGCCCAGCCCGCCCCGCAGAACCATCCGCCGAACTGCACCGCGGCCGACTTCGCCGGTGTCGCATCCGGTGTCTCGGCGGCCACGTCGGCCTACCTGTTCACCCACCCCGAGGTGAACACCTTCTTCAGCAACCTGCATGGTGCGCCGCGCGCCCAGATCGACGCCGAGGTCGCCGAGTACCTCGCCTTGCATCCGCAGGTGGAAGCCGAGCTCAAGGGTGTGCGCCAGCCGCTCGCCGACATCAAGCACCGCTGCGGGTTCACGCCGACGGACCCGGACGGACCTGACTTCTAATCGCACCGATGCGAGACCGGGTGGACGCTCCTCCCGCTCGCGGGGGGGAGCCGTCTGCCCACGACGGCGCGGGCCGGACGGTTCTGATGGTGGACGACGACCCCGATGTCCGTACCTCGGTGGCCCGGGGTCTGCGGCATTCGGGGTTCGACGTGCGGGTCGCCGCGACGGGTAAGGAAGCGCTGCGGCTGCTGTCCAGTGAGTCGCACGACGCGCTGGTGCTCGACGTGCAGATGCCCGAACTCGACGGGGTCGCGGTCGTCACCGCGCTGCGCGCGCTCGGCAACGACATACCGATCTGCGTGCTGTCGGCCCGCGACACGGTCAACGACCGGATCGCCGGCCTGGAGGCCGGCGCCGACGACTACCTGACCAAGCCGTTCGATCTGGGTGAACTGGTCGCGCGTCTGCATGCGCTGCTGCGGCGCGCGCACCACTCCGATCCGACGTCGGACACCATGACCGTCGGATCGCTGACGATCGACACGGCCCGCCGGCTGGTGTTCGTGGCCGGCGAACGGGTCGAGCTGACCAAACGCGAATTCGATCTGCTCGCCGCGCTCGCCGAGAACGCGGGCGTGGTGCTGAGCCGGCAGCGGCTGCTCGAGCTCGTCTGGGGCTATGACTTCGACGTCGACACCAACGTGGCCGACGTCTTCGTGTCCTACCTGCGGCGCAAGCTGGAGCGCGACGGCCTTCCCCGGGTGATCCACACGGTGCGCGGCATCGGCTACGTGCTGCGAGAAGAGGCGTGACGCACGGCCCGCACATCTCGACCGCGCGGGCTTCGTGAGGGTCGCCGTGCCCAGATTGCCGCGCTTCCTCAGCTCCGCCTCGCTGCGCACCCGCGTCGCCATCGCGTCGGCGGCCGCGGCGGCCGCCGTCGTCGCCGCGTTCACGATCCTGACCTCGCTGGTGCTGGCGAACAACGATGCGGCGCAACTGGATCGGCGCCTCGACGCGATCGTCGACGCCAGTGTGTTCCCCGACCAGTTGACCGACCCGCGCCGCGGGGTGCTGCAGACGGGCCGGTCGCGGTCGTCGGGCCAGGTGGTGTTCCAGCGCGGATTCCAGCTGCCGCCGCTGCCGCCGGGCACCGAGACCGTCATCGTCAACGGCGTCGAGTACCGGGTGCGGACCATCCCGGTCGACGAAGGCGGCGGGGTGCTGATGTCGATCGGCATCCGGGCCGACAGCATCCTGCTCAGCGCGGCCCGGGTGCCGTTCTACATCGGCGTCGGGGTGGTCACGGTGCTGCTCGCGGGAGTGCTCGGCTGGCTGCTCGCCGGCCCGGCGATCCGCCCGCTACGCAAGCTGACCGAGCACACCAAGCAACTCGGCGACGGCGCCGAACAGATTCCGGCGGTGCGCGGGGTGCGCGAAGCCGAGGACCTGTCGGAGGCGATGAGCGCGATGCTCGACCGGCTCGCCGCCGCCCAGCGGGTCACCACGAACTCGCTGCAGGCCGCCCAGGATTTCGCCGCGAACGCCGCCCACGAGCTGCGCACACCGTTGACGGCGATGCGCGCGGACCTCGACACACTGCGCATCCACAATCTGCCCGACGAGGAACGCGACGAGGTCGTCGCCGACCTGGCCCGTGCCCAGCGCCGTGTCGAGGGCATCATCACCGCGCTCGGTCAGCTCGCGTCGGGCCAGCTCGCCCAGGTCGAGGACCGTGAGCCGATCGACGTCGCCGACCTGCTCGACCGCGTCGCGCGGGAGAACATGCGGGTCAGCCGCGACGTGCAGATCGACATCGACGCCGCCGACGACCTGGGCACCGTGCAGGGCTGGCCGACCGGTCTGCGGCTGGCCGTCGACAACCTGGTGCGCAACGCCGTGACCCACGGGCAGGCGGGCCAGATCGTGCTCAGCGCCCGCCGGGAGAACTCGGCGATGACGATCGTCGTCGACGACAACGGCCGCGGCCTACCCGCAGACGAGCACCAGACCGTCCTCGGCCGGTTCTCCCGCGGGAGCACCGCGGCTCCCGGCGGTTCCGGGCTGGGGCTGGCGCTGGTGGCTCAGCAGGCCGCGCTGCACGGCGGGACCATCGAGCTCACCGACGGACCGCTCGGCGGACTGCGCGCGACCCTGACGATCTCGACAAGCCTTGTGCCATCGGCTGATTCAGAGTCCTGAGCCGGTCATCGGGTGCGGGCCGAACGGCGCGACACGGCGAGGGCGACACCTCTCCACCCGAGCAGCAGCACCGCGGTCGTCAGCGATGCGACCACGATGAAGCTCGTCGCGGTGCCCTGCCCGGTGACCTTGCGCAGCAGCATCCCGACGACGACCGTCGCCACCCACACGATCACCCCGGTCGGCAGCAACGCGACCGGCCGCTGCCACGCCCTGGCCAGCACCCAGCCCGCGGCGGTGCCCGTCAGGAACGGCCAGGCGGTCTCGGCGATCCCGGCCAGGCTCAGGCCCTCAGCGTGACTGCGGCGCCCGATCGTGCAGAACACCACGACGCACACCAGGTCGGCGGCGAGAGCCTTCAGCGCGGATCCGGGAGAGGAGGGTTCGGTGGTCACGGGTGAAGGCTAATCGTCCGTGCGCGGCGCCGGCTCGGCGCCGTTGCCGGGTGGTGGGGCGTCGGGATCGATCTGCTGCTCGGTGCGGAACATGAAGAAGAACACCACCCAGCCGATCGCCGAGATGAAGATCCAGCTGATCAGTCGGTAGATCAGCATCGCCGAGATCGCCGCGGCCAGCGACATGCCGCTCGACACCAGGCCCGGCACCAGCACCGCCTCGACGACGAGCAACCCGCCCGGCATCAGCGGGATCGAACCGACGGCGCGCGCGGCCGCGTACGCGACGGTGACACCGGCGATCGACGGATGCCAGCCGGTGGCGTAGCACGCGAACAGCAGGCAGGCCACGTCGGCGACCCAGTTGAACAGCGACCAGCCGAACGCCGCGCCGAGGTCACGCCTGCCGAGCTGCACCGCCTCCAGCTGGGACAGGATCTCGCGCCACTTGGCCAGCCCCGTGTCGGCGTCCTTGCCGCGCACCGAGTTGAACCACGTCAGCACCCGCGCGCCGATCCCGTCGATCAGCTCGGGACGCGTCGCGACGGCCTGCGCGAGCAGGATCAGCGCGACGAAACCGCCGACCGAGAAGATCAGCGACAGCGGGTTCTTGCTCGCGCCCAGCAGGAACGCCCCGCCGAGCCCGAGCAGGGCCAGCCCGATCACCTGCAGCACCCCGGACATGACCAGCTGCCAGGACGCCACCAAAGGTGTTGCGCCCCAGAGCCTTTGCTGGCGGTACAGGAACGTCGCCGACAGCACCGGGCCGCCCGGCAGCGTGGTGGACAGCGCGTTGCCCGCATAGAACGCCGCCTCGGACCGCCACTGGTGCACGCGCACCCCGGCCGAGCGCAGCAGGGTGCGCTGAATCTGGGCGAAACTGTGCATCGACGCCATCGCCGCGACCACCGCGGCGATCAGCCACACCCAGTTCGCCGAGAGCAGGCTCTTCCACGCCTTGGCCAGCTGGTCGCGCACCAGCGCGATCTCGACGGCCAGCACGATGACCGCGACCGCGATGACCACCCAGCGCAGCCACCAGTACTTGCCGCGGCCACGCGCGGCGCCGGCGGATCCGGGCAGGGTGTCGCTCGCGGGCACGTCGTGGGACACGCCCCTCAGAGTAAGCCCGGAATCGGCGGGAATCGCAGATCCCGGGCACGGGCCTGCGGCGCCGTTACGCTACCGGAATGTCAGCCCGCCCGCCCTTCGATTCGATCGCCGACGACTCGGTGACCCCCCTGGTCCGCATGGCCGCGGCGTGGTCGTGGCGTCTGCTGGTGATCTTCGCCGCGATCGTCACCTTGCTGTGGCTGGTGCTGCGGCTGGAGAT is drawn from Mycolicibacterium gilvum and contains these coding sequences:
- a CDS encoding hemophore; this encodes MNSALGVAALAAALVVGPVLPSASAAPDPCAASEVARTVAEVATYTGNYLEANPKANRALTSISQQGGPESIAALKTYFDANPQVASDLQRLQAPLATLSGRCRLPVTLPQIFGLMQAAQQNAAQPVAHDAAPPPR
- a CDS encoding heme-binding protein, with product MLNSAPMVRRAVAGVLGAGAVSGAVLFGVLGAAPASAQPAPQNHPPNCTAADFAGVASGVSAATSAYLFTHPEVNTFFSNLHGAPRAQIDAEVAEYLALHPQVEAELKGVRQPLADIKHRCGFTPTDPDGPDF
- a CDS encoding response regulator transcription factor; this encodes MRDRVDAPPARGGEPSAHDGAGRTVLMVDDDPDVRTSVARGLRHSGFDVRVAATGKEALRLLSSESHDALVLDVQMPELDGVAVVTALRALGNDIPICVLSARDTVNDRIAGLEAGADDYLTKPFDLGELVARLHALLRRAHHSDPTSDTMTVGSLTIDTARRLVFVAGERVELTKREFDLLAALAENAGVVLSRQRLLELVWGYDFDVDTNVADVFVSYLRRKLERDGLPRVIHTVRGIGYVLREEA
- a CDS encoding HAMP domain-containing sensor histidine kinase, yielding MPRLPRFLSSASLRTRVAIASAAAAAAVVAAFTILTSLVLANNDAAQLDRRLDAIVDASVFPDQLTDPRRGVLQTGRSRSSGQVVFQRGFQLPPLPPGTETVIVNGVEYRVRTIPVDEGGGVLMSIGIRADSILLSAARVPFYIGVGVVTVLLAGVLGWLLAGPAIRPLRKLTEHTKQLGDGAEQIPAVRGVREAEDLSEAMSAMLDRLAAAQRVTTNSLQAAQDFAANAAHELRTPLTAMRADLDTLRIHNLPDEERDEVVADLARAQRRVEGIITALGQLASGQLAQVEDREPIDVADLLDRVARENMRVSRDVQIDIDAADDLGTVQGWPTGLRLAVDNLVRNAVTHGQAGQIVLSARRENSAMTIVVDDNGRGLPADEHQTVLGRFSRGSTAAPGGSGLGLALVAQQAALHGGTIELTDGPLGGLRATLTISTSLVPSADSES
- a CDS encoding DUF3054 domain-containing protein, which produces MTTEPSSPGSALKALAADLVCVVVFCTIGRRSHAEGLSLAGIAETAWPFLTGTAAGWVLARAWQRPVALLPTGVIVWVATVVVGMLLRKVTGQGTATSFIVVASLTTAVLLLGWRGVALAVSRRSARTR
- a CDS encoding lysylphosphatidylglycerol synthase transmembrane domain-containing protein; the protein is MSHDVPASDTLPGSAGAARGRGKYWWLRWVVIAVAVIVLAVEIALVRDQLAKAWKSLLSANWVWLIAAVVAAMASMHSFAQIQRTLLRSAGVRVHQWRSEAAFYAGNALSTTLPGGPVLSATFLYRQQRLWGATPLVASWQLVMSGVLQVIGLALLGLGGAFLLGASKNPLSLIFSVGGFVALILLAQAVATRPELIDGIGARVLTWFNSVRGKDADTGLAKWREILSQLEAVQLGRRDLGAAFGWSLFNWVADVACLLFACYATGWHPSIAGVTVAYAAARAVGSIPLMPGGLLVVEAVLVPGLVSSGMSLAAAISAMLIYRLISWIFISAIGWVVFFFMFRTEQQIDPDAPPPGNGAEPAPRTDD